Proteins co-encoded in one Stomoxys calcitrans chromosome 5, idStoCalc2.1, whole genome shotgun sequence genomic window:
- the LOC106089398 gene encoding dynamin-like 120 kDa protein, mitochondrial isoform X7 produces MLRVTKHIAQRDATKRVTYLCHKIVVSSNSNYSTLNHRFGGGSYHRQQQHGSNGQGSGGQHFRSDFLAPHGPKAWTIPPNRGYGMVVVRILRGALKLRYLLLGGAIGGGMTLNKKYEDWKDGLPDLKWLEEALPQGEKWSQFSKTLMEIGGAVKDVIEIAKDDIKSKTTVAALSLSQDESRKKYDNLQSQVETLQTEIMNVQIKYQKELEKMEKENRELRQQFLILKQNKKTSTKKIKKSLIDMYSEVLDELSGYDTSYSMADHLPRVVVVGDQSSGKTSVLESIAKARIFPRGSGEMMTRAPVKVTLAEGPYHVAQFRDSDREYDLTKESDLSELRREVEFRMRASVRGGKTVSNEVISMTVKGPGLQRMVLVDLPGIISTMTVDMASDTKDSIHQMTKHYMSNPNAIILCIQDGSVDAERSNVTDLVMQCDPLGRRTIFVLTKVDLAEELADPDRIRKILSGKLFPMKALGYYAVVTGRGRKDDSIDAIRQYEEDFFKNSKLFQRRGVIMPHQVTSRNLSLAVSDRFWKMVRETIEQQADAFKATRFNLETEWKNNFPRLRESGRDELFDKAKGEILDEVVTLSQISAKKWEEALNDSLWDKLSNYVFENIYLPAAQSDSFNTMVDIKLRQWAEQALPAKSVEAGWETLQKEFIALMEKAKKSPDHDNIFDNLKAAVVDESIRRHTWEDKAIDMLRVIQLNTLEDRFVHDKSEWDQAVKFLETSVKAKLAQTEETLNEMFGPGQFTRLTHWKSLTEDQNKRRHVKTELDKILRNDDKHIPTLSYDELTTVRKNLQRENIEVDTDYIRQTWFPVYRRHFLKQALHRASDCRKAYYLYSQQGAECDINCNDVVLFWRIQQVIRVTANALRQQVINREARRLDKEIKEVLDEFSEDEEKKSHLLTGKRVTLAEELIKVRQIQEKLEEFINSLNQEK; encoded by the exons ATGCTTAGGGTCACAAAACATATCGCGCAACG CGATGCAACCAAACGGgtgacgtatctgtgccataaaattgtggtttcttcCAACTCAAACTATTCCACATTGAATCATCGTTTCGGTGGTGGCAGTTATCATCGGCAACAACAGCATGGTAGTAATGGTCAAGGCAGCGGCGGCCAACACTTTCGTAGCGATTTTCTAGCGCCGCATGGTCCTAAGGCCTGGACCATACCACCAAATCGTGGTTACGGCATGGTTGTTGTCCGTATACTGCGTGGTGCTTTGAAGCTACGCTATTTGCTATTAGGTGGTGCTATTGGTGGTGGCATGACTCTAAATAag AAATATGAGGACTGGAAAGATGGTCTGCCCGATCTAAAGTGGCTGGAGGAAGCCTTGCCTCAGGGTGAAAAATGGAGTCAATTTTCGAAAACTTTAATGGAAATTGGCGGTGCTGTTAAGGATGTCATCGAAATTG CCAAAGATGATATTAAATCTAAGACTACAGTTGCTGCGTTGAGTTTATCGCAAGATGAAAGCCGCAAAAAATATG ATAACCTCCAATCACAGGTTGAGACCTTACAAACAGAAATCATGAATGTccaaataaaatatcaaaaggaattggaaaaaatggaaaaggagAATCGAGAATTGCGTCAACAATTTCTAATACTCAAACAGAATAAGAAAACTAGcacaaagaaaattaaaaaatcactcattgatatgtattcCGAAGTGCTGGATGAGCTATCAGGCTATGACACCAGCTATTCCATGGCCGATCATTTGCCTCGCGTTGTAGTGGTAGGTGACCAAAGTAGTGGTAAAACTTCAGTGTTGGAATCAATCGCCAAGGCAAGAATTTTCCCAAGGGGAAGTGGTGAAATGATGACTAGAGCCCCAGTTAAGGTGACCCTAGCTGAAGGCCCCTATCATGTGGCGCAATTTCGAGATTCTGATCGTGAATATGATTTAACCAAGGAATCTGATTTATCAGAGCTGCGTAGAGAAGTGGAATTTCGTATGAGAGCCTCAGTGCGAGGCGGCAAGACTGTGAGCAATGAAGTCATATCGATGACTGTTAAAGGTCCAGGATTGCAGCGGATGGTtttggtggatttacctggCATTATATCG ACAATGACTGTGGATATGGCCTCGGATACCAAAGATTCTATACACCAAATGACCAAACATTATATGAGTAATCCAAATGCCATTATTTTGTGCATACAAGATGGCTCTGTGGATGCCGAACGCAGTAATGTAACCGATTTAGTAATGCAATGTGATCCCTTGGGACGTCGCACCATCTTCGTACTTACAAAAGTGGATTTAGCCGAAGAACTGGCAGATCCAGACAGA ATTCGTAAAATTCTCTCTGGCAAATTGTTCCCCATGAAAGCTTTGGGTTATTATGCTGTGGTCACTGGTCGTGGACGCAAAGATGATAGCATAGATGCTATAAGGCAATATGAAGaggatttctttaaaaattccaaattattCCA ACGCCGTGGCGTCATCATGCCCCATCAGGTAACCAGCCGTAATCTAAGTCTGGCCGTATCCGATCGTTTTTGGAAAATGGTAAGAGAAACTATTGAACAACAGGCGGATGCTTTTAAGGCGACCCGTTTCAATTTGGAAACGGAATGGAAGAACAATTTCCCCAG ACTACGTGAATCTGGCCGCGACGAACTTTTTGATAAAGCCAAGGGTGAAATTCTCGATGAAGTTGTAACTCTATCACAaatatcggccaaaaaatgggAAGAGGCTCTTAACGATAGCCTATGGGATAAATTGTCGAACTATGTTTTCGAGAATATTTATCTGCCCGCTGCTCAGTCAG ATTCCTTTAATACCATGGTGGACATTAAATTAAGACAATGGGCTGAACAAGCTTTGCCAGCCAAATCTGTGGAAGCTG GCTGGGAAACTTTACAAAAAGAATTCATAGCACTCATGGAAAAGGCGAAAAAGTCTCCCGATCATGATAATATATTTGATAATCTTAAAGCTGCCGTAGTCGATGAATCCATACGCAGGCATACATGGGAAGACAAAGCCATCGATATGTTGAGAGTTATACAATTGAATACCCTTGAGGATCGTTTTGTCCATGATAAAAGTGAATGGGACCAGGCTGTGAAATTCTTGGAAACATCAGTTAAAGCGAAATTGGCCCAAACTGAAGAAactttaaatgaaatgtttggACCTGGCCAATTCACTCGTTTGACACATTGGAAATCTCTGACAGAGGATCAAAACAAAAGACGTCATGTGAAAACAGAATTGGATAAAATACTTAGGAATGATGAt aaacATATACCCACTTTGTCCTATGATGAGCTAACAACAGTACGTAAAAATCTTCAAAGAGAAAATATCGAGGTAGACACTGATTATATTAGACAAACATGGTTCCCTGTCTACAGAAG ACATTTCCTAAAACAAGCTTTACATAGAGCAAGTGATTGCCGTAAGGCCTACTACCTTTACAGCCAACAAGGAGCTGAGTGTGAC ATAAATTGCAATGATGTGGTTCTCTTTTGGCGTATTCAACAAGTCATACGGGTGACAGCTAATGCACTGCGACAACAGGTTATTAATCGTGAAGCCCGAAGACTGGACAAAGAAATCAAAGAAGTTCTAGACGAGTTTAGTGAAGATGAAGAAAAGAAATCCCATTTGCTTACAGGCAAGAGGGTAACATTAGCAGAAGAATTAA TTAAAGTAAGACAGATCCAAGAAAAATTGGAAGAGTTTATAAATTCATTGAACCAAGAAAAGTAG
- the LOC106089398 gene encoding dynamin-like 120 kDa protein, mitochondrial isoform X6 has translation MLRVTKHIAQRDATKRVTYLCHKIVVSSNSNYSTLNHRFGGGSYHRQQQHGSNGQGSGGQHFRSDFLAPHGPKAWTIPPNRGYGMVVVRILRGALKLRYLLLGGAIGGGMTLNKKYEDWKDGLPDLKWLEEALPQGEKWSQFSKTLMEIGGAVKDVIEIAKDDIKSKTTVAALSLSQDESRKKYDNLQSQVETLQTEIMNVQIKYQKELEKMEKENRELRQQFLILKQNKKTSTKKIKKSLIDMYSEVLDELSGYDTSYSMADHLPRVVVVGDQSSGKTSVLESIAKARIFPRGSGEMMTRAPVKVTLAEGPYHVAQFRDSDREYDLTKESDLSELRREVEFRMRASVRGGKTVSNEVISMTVKGPGLQRMVLVDLPGIISTMTVDMASDTKDSIHQMTKHYMSNPNAIILCIQDGSVDAERSNVTDLVMQCDPLGRRTIFVLTKVDLAEELADPDRIRKILSGKLFPMKALGYYAVVTGRGRKDDSIDAIRQYEEDFFKNSKLFQRRGVIMPHQVTSRNLSLAVSDRFWKMVRETIEQQADAFKATRFNLETEWKNNFPRLRESGRDELFDKAKGEILDEVVTLSQISAKKWEEALNDSLWDKLSNYVFENIYLPAAQSGSQNSFNTMVDIKLRQWAEQALPAKSVEAGWETLQKEFIALMEKAKKSPDHDNIFDNLKAAVVDESIRRHTWEDKAIDMLRVIQLNTLEDRFVHDKSEWDQAVKFLETSVKAKLAQTEETLNEMFGPGQFTRLTHWKSLTEDQNKRRHVKTELDKILRNDDKHIPTLSYDELTTVRKNLQRENIEVDTDYIRQTWFPVYRRHFLKQALHRASDCRKAYYLYSQQGAECDINCNDVVLFWRIQQVIRVTANALRQQVINREARRLDKEIKEVLDEFSEDEEKKSHLLTGKRVTLAEELIKVRQIQEKLEEFINSLNQEK, from the exons ATGCTTAGGGTCACAAAACATATCGCGCAACG CGATGCAACCAAACGGgtgacgtatctgtgccataaaattgtggtttcttcCAACTCAAACTATTCCACATTGAATCATCGTTTCGGTGGTGGCAGTTATCATCGGCAACAACAGCATGGTAGTAATGGTCAAGGCAGCGGCGGCCAACACTTTCGTAGCGATTTTCTAGCGCCGCATGGTCCTAAGGCCTGGACCATACCACCAAATCGTGGTTACGGCATGGTTGTTGTCCGTATACTGCGTGGTGCTTTGAAGCTACGCTATTTGCTATTAGGTGGTGCTATTGGTGGTGGCATGACTCTAAATAag AAATATGAGGACTGGAAAGATGGTCTGCCCGATCTAAAGTGGCTGGAGGAAGCCTTGCCTCAGGGTGAAAAATGGAGTCAATTTTCGAAAACTTTAATGGAAATTGGCGGTGCTGTTAAGGATGTCATCGAAATTG CCAAAGATGATATTAAATCTAAGACTACAGTTGCTGCGTTGAGTTTATCGCAAGATGAAAGCCGCAAAAAATATG ATAACCTCCAATCACAGGTTGAGACCTTACAAACAGAAATCATGAATGTccaaataaaatatcaaaaggaattggaaaaaatggaaaaggagAATCGAGAATTGCGTCAACAATTTCTAATACTCAAACAGAATAAGAAAACTAGcacaaagaaaattaaaaaatcactcattgatatgtattcCGAAGTGCTGGATGAGCTATCAGGCTATGACACCAGCTATTCCATGGCCGATCATTTGCCTCGCGTTGTAGTGGTAGGTGACCAAAGTAGTGGTAAAACTTCAGTGTTGGAATCAATCGCCAAGGCAAGAATTTTCCCAAGGGGAAGTGGTGAAATGATGACTAGAGCCCCAGTTAAGGTGACCCTAGCTGAAGGCCCCTATCATGTGGCGCAATTTCGAGATTCTGATCGTGAATATGATTTAACCAAGGAATCTGATTTATCAGAGCTGCGTAGAGAAGTGGAATTTCGTATGAGAGCCTCAGTGCGAGGCGGCAAGACTGTGAGCAATGAAGTCATATCGATGACTGTTAAAGGTCCAGGATTGCAGCGGATGGTtttggtggatttacctggCATTATATCG ACAATGACTGTGGATATGGCCTCGGATACCAAAGATTCTATACACCAAATGACCAAACATTATATGAGTAATCCAAATGCCATTATTTTGTGCATACAAGATGGCTCTGTGGATGCCGAACGCAGTAATGTAACCGATTTAGTAATGCAATGTGATCCCTTGGGACGTCGCACCATCTTCGTACTTACAAAAGTGGATTTAGCCGAAGAACTGGCAGATCCAGACAGA ATTCGTAAAATTCTCTCTGGCAAATTGTTCCCCATGAAAGCTTTGGGTTATTATGCTGTGGTCACTGGTCGTGGACGCAAAGATGATAGCATAGATGCTATAAGGCAATATGAAGaggatttctttaaaaattccaaattattCCA ACGCCGTGGCGTCATCATGCCCCATCAGGTAACCAGCCGTAATCTAAGTCTGGCCGTATCCGATCGTTTTTGGAAAATGGTAAGAGAAACTATTGAACAACAGGCGGATGCTTTTAAGGCGACCCGTTTCAATTTGGAAACGGAATGGAAGAACAATTTCCCCAG ACTACGTGAATCTGGCCGCGACGAACTTTTTGATAAAGCCAAGGGTGAAATTCTCGATGAAGTTGTAACTCTATCACAaatatcggccaaaaaatgggAAGAGGCTCTTAACGATAGCCTATGGGATAAATTGTCGAACTATGTTTTCGAGAATATTTATCTGCCCGCTGCTCAGTCAGGTTCTCAAA ATTCCTTTAATACCATGGTGGACATTAAATTAAGACAATGGGCTGAACAAGCTTTGCCAGCCAAATCTGTGGAAGCTG GCTGGGAAACTTTACAAAAAGAATTCATAGCACTCATGGAAAAGGCGAAAAAGTCTCCCGATCATGATAATATATTTGATAATCTTAAAGCTGCCGTAGTCGATGAATCCATACGCAGGCATACATGGGAAGACAAAGCCATCGATATGTTGAGAGTTATACAATTGAATACCCTTGAGGATCGTTTTGTCCATGATAAAAGTGAATGGGACCAGGCTGTGAAATTCTTGGAAACATCAGTTAAAGCGAAATTGGCCCAAACTGAAGAAactttaaatgaaatgtttggACCTGGCCAATTCACTCGTTTGACACATTGGAAATCTCTGACAGAGGATCAAAACAAAAGACGTCATGTGAAAACAGAATTGGATAAAATACTTAGGAATGATGAt aaacATATACCCACTTTGTCCTATGATGAGCTAACAACAGTACGTAAAAATCTTCAAAGAGAAAATATCGAGGTAGACACTGATTATATTAGACAAACATGGTTCCCTGTCTACAGAAG ACATTTCCTAAAACAAGCTTTACATAGAGCAAGTGATTGCCGTAAGGCCTACTACCTTTACAGCCAACAAGGAGCTGAGTGTGAC ATAAATTGCAATGATGTGGTTCTCTTTTGGCGTATTCAACAAGTCATACGGGTGACAGCTAATGCACTGCGACAACAGGTTATTAATCGTGAAGCCCGAAGACTGGACAAAGAAATCAAAGAAGTTCTAGACGAGTTTAGTGAAGATGAAGAAAAGAAATCCCATTTGCTTACAGGCAAGAGGGTAACATTAGCAGAAGAATTAA TTAAAGTAAGACAGATCCAAGAAAAATTGGAAGAGTTTATAAATTCATTGAACCAAGAAAAGTAG
- the LOC106089398 gene encoding dynamin-like 120 kDa protein, mitochondrial isoform X5 — translation MLRVTKHIAQRDATKRVTYLCHKIVVSSNSNYSTLNHRFGGGSYHRQQQHGSNGQGSGGQHFRSDFLAPHGPKAWTIPPNRGYGMVVVRILRGALKLRYLLLGGAIGGGMTLNKKYEDWKDGLPDLKWLEEALPQGEKWSQFSKTLMEIGGAVKDVIEIAKDDIKSKTTVAALSLSQDESRKKYDNLQSQVETLQTEIMNVQIKYQKELEKMEKENRELRQQFLILKQNKKTSTKKIKKSLIDMYSEVLDELSGYDTSYSMADHLPRVVVVGDQSSGKTSVLESIAKARIFPRGSGEMMTRAPVKVTLAEGPYHVAQFRDSDREYDLTKESDLSELRREVEFRMRASVRGGKTVSNEVISMTVKGPGLQRMVLVDLPGIISTMTVDMASDTKDSIHQMTKHYMSNPNAIILCIQDGSVDAERSNVTDLVMQCDPLGRRTIFVLTKVDLAEELADPDRIRKILSGKLFPMKALGYYAVVTGRGRKDDSIDAIRQYEEDFFKNSKLFHRRRGVIMPHQVTSRNLSLAVSDRFWKMVRETIEQQADAFKATRFNLETEWKNNFPRLRESGRDELFDKAKGEILDEVVTLSQISAKKWEEALNDSLWDKLSNYVFENIYLPAAQSGSQNSFNTMVDIKLRQWAEQALPAKSVEAGWETLQKEFIALMEKAKKSPDHDNIFDNLKAAVVDESIRRHTWEDKAIDMLRVIQLNTLEDRFVHDKSEWDQAVKFLETSVKAKLAQTEETLNEMFGPGQFTRLTHWKSLTEDQNKRRHVKTELDKILRNDDKHIPTLSYDELTTVRKNLQRENIEVDTDYIRQTWFPVYRRHFLKQALHRASDCRKAYYLYSQQGAECDINCNDVVLFWRIQQVIRVTANALRQQVINREARRLDKEIKEVLDEFSEDEEKKSHLLTGKRVTLAEELIKVRQIQEKLEEFINSLNQEK, via the exons ATGCTTAGGGTCACAAAACATATCGCGCAACG CGATGCAACCAAACGGgtgacgtatctgtgccataaaattgtggtttcttcCAACTCAAACTATTCCACATTGAATCATCGTTTCGGTGGTGGCAGTTATCATCGGCAACAACAGCATGGTAGTAATGGTCAAGGCAGCGGCGGCCAACACTTTCGTAGCGATTTTCTAGCGCCGCATGGTCCTAAGGCCTGGACCATACCACCAAATCGTGGTTACGGCATGGTTGTTGTCCGTATACTGCGTGGTGCTTTGAAGCTACGCTATTTGCTATTAGGTGGTGCTATTGGTGGTGGCATGACTCTAAATAag AAATATGAGGACTGGAAAGATGGTCTGCCCGATCTAAAGTGGCTGGAGGAAGCCTTGCCTCAGGGTGAAAAATGGAGTCAATTTTCGAAAACTTTAATGGAAATTGGCGGTGCTGTTAAGGATGTCATCGAAATTG CCAAAGATGATATTAAATCTAAGACTACAGTTGCTGCGTTGAGTTTATCGCAAGATGAAAGCCGCAAAAAATATG ATAACCTCCAATCACAGGTTGAGACCTTACAAACAGAAATCATGAATGTccaaataaaatatcaaaaggaattggaaaaaatggaaaaggagAATCGAGAATTGCGTCAACAATTTCTAATACTCAAACAGAATAAGAAAACTAGcacaaagaaaattaaaaaatcactcattgatatgtattcCGAAGTGCTGGATGAGCTATCAGGCTATGACACCAGCTATTCCATGGCCGATCATTTGCCTCGCGTTGTAGTGGTAGGTGACCAAAGTAGTGGTAAAACTTCAGTGTTGGAATCAATCGCCAAGGCAAGAATTTTCCCAAGGGGAAGTGGTGAAATGATGACTAGAGCCCCAGTTAAGGTGACCCTAGCTGAAGGCCCCTATCATGTGGCGCAATTTCGAGATTCTGATCGTGAATATGATTTAACCAAGGAATCTGATTTATCAGAGCTGCGTAGAGAAGTGGAATTTCGTATGAGAGCCTCAGTGCGAGGCGGCAAGACTGTGAGCAATGAAGTCATATCGATGACTGTTAAAGGTCCAGGATTGCAGCGGATGGTtttggtggatttacctggCATTATATCG ACAATGACTGTGGATATGGCCTCGGATACCAAAGATTCTATACACCAAATGACCAAACATTATATGAGTAATCCAAATGCCATTATTTTGTGCATACAAGATGGCTCTGTGGATGCCGAACGCAGTAATGTAACCGATTTAGTAATGCAATGTGATCCCTTGGGACGTCGCACCATCTTCGTACTTACAAAAGTGGATTTAGCCGAAGAACTGGCAGATCCAGACAGA ATTCGTAAAATTCTCTCTGGCAAATTGTTCCCCATGAAAGCTTTGGGTTATTATGCTGTGGTCACTGGTCGTGGACGCAAAGATGATAGCATAGATGCTATAAGGCAATATGAAGaggatttctttaaaaattccaaattattCCA CAGACGCCGTGGCGTCATCATGCCCCATCAGGTAACCAGCCGTAATCTAAGTCTGGCCGTATCCGATCGTTTTTGGAAAATGGTAAGAGAAACTATTGAACAACAGGCGGATGCTTTTAAGGCGACCCGTTTCAATTTGGAAACGGAATGGAAGAACAATTTCCCCAG ACTACGTGAATCTGGCCGCGACGAACTTTTTGATAAAGCCAAGGGTGAAATTCTCGATGAAGTTGTAACTCTATCACAaatatcggccaaaaaatgggAAGAGGCTCTTAACGATAGCCTATGGGATAAATTGTCGAACTATGTTTTCGAGAATATTTATCTGCCCGCTGCTCAGTCAGGTTCTCAAA ATTCCTTTAATACCATGGTGGACATTAAATTAAGACAATGGGCTGAACAAGCTTTGCCAGCCAAATCTGTGGAAGCTG GCTGGGAAACTTTACAAAAAGAATTCATAGCACTCATGGAAAAGGCGAAAAAGTCTCCCGATCATGATAATATATTTGATAATCTTAAAGCTGCCGTAGTCGATGAATCCATACGCAGGCATACATGGGAAGACAAAGCCATCGATATGTTGAGAGTTATACAATTGAATACCCTTGAGGATCGTTTTGTCCATGATAAAAGTGAATGGGACCAGGCTGTGAAATTCTTGGAAACATCAGTTAAAGCGAAATTGGCCCAAACTGAAGAAactttaaatgaaatgtttggACCTGGCCAATTCACTCGTTTGACACATTGGAAATCTCTGACAGAGGATCAAAACAAAAGACGTCATGTGAAAACAGAATTGGATAAAATACTTAGGAATGATGAt aaacATATACCCACTTTGTCCTATGATGAGCTAACAACAGTACGTAAAAATCTTCAAAGAGAAAATATCGAGGTAGACACTGATTATATTAGACAAACATGGTTCCCTGTCTACAGAAG ACATTTCCTAAAACAAGCTTTACATAGAGCAAGTGATTGCCGTAAGGCCTACTACCTTTACAGCCAACAAGGAGCTGAGTGTGAC ATAAATTGCAATGATGTGGTTCTCTTTTGGCGTATTCAACAAGTCATACGGGTGACAGCTAATGCACTGCGACAACAGGTTATTAATCGTGAAGCCCGAAGACTGGACAAAGAAATCAAAGAAGTTCTAGACGAGTTTAGTGAAGATGAAGAAAAGAAATCCCATTTGCTTACAGGCAAGAGGGTAACATTAGCAGAAGAATTAA TTAAAGTAAGACAGATCCAAGAAAAATTGGAAGAGTTTATAAATTCATTGAACCAAGAAAAGTAG